The genomic window AATGCAATCTCTCGGCGCGTCTTTTCAGCAAAACGCTTTAACTCTCTTTCGCTAACAGTTTCATCTCCAGAAACAGCCAAACGAATAACTTCGTCTCGGTTTCTGAAGATATTTATTTGTGGTTCTTCAGCCGCTGGTGGAAACGCATTAATTGAATCAATCTTCCGCTTCACATCCGCCAGCAGTTTAGCTTCATCGACACCGTTCTTTCCTACAACAGTGACAGAGCCCCCACCTTCACCCGCAAAAGCCCACATACGATTTATATCGTCAACTTCTGAAAGAGCTTCTTCCATTCGAACAATGATTTGCTCTTCTACATCTTGAGGCGATGCACCCGGCCATGCAACATAAGTGTTAGCCCCTGGAAACTCTACATAAGGATCGAGTTCTCTTTCAATTTGGATATAGCTGACAAGGCCGCCCAAGAGACATATAATCATCAATAAGTTTGCGGCGACGGGATTACTTGCCCACCATTTAACTATTCTATTCATGGTCTAGCTCCCGAAGCTATGCGCGTTTCGGCAGCGCCTCCTGTTTTCACCAACTCAATTTTCATTCCATCTGCAACGCCGCGGATAGGAGAGGTAATGACGGCTTCACCACGCGTGAGACCGTTCGACAGCACAGCGCGATCACGATTAGACGACACAACGGTGACTGTCTTAACTGAAAGCGTACCATCATCATTTGCCACATAGACTTGGTTATCTCCGCGTAAGGCCGCACGCGGAATAAAGGTTACATCTGTGAGACCTTTTCCTTCGACTTCGGCGTTGACGAATAATCCAGGCGCCATAGGGGCGCCCTCAACGATCCCTTTCCCAAAAGGATCCTTCACCTCTACATAAGCAAAAAGAACGCGTGATTGATTATCAAAACGACTATCCGTCCGAACGATATGACCTGTCCATTCGCTATATTGCCCCGCAATATTAGAAGATAGTTTAACGGGAATACCGTCTCCTGACGCATTATGATAGCCAAGCGTTAATCCAATTTCTGCCAGATCATTTTGGCTCATTGGCAAACGGACATCCATGACATCTGTGGCATAGACTTCGCCAAGCTTTGTACCGCTTGTTACATATTCACCTTGATCAATATGACGCATAGTCACTCGCCCTGTAAATGGAGCGTATATCGACGTCCTTGCCAACAGTAATTCAGCTTCGCCCAATTGCGCTTTTGCTGATTCGAGATTGGCCTTAGCTTCAGCCAGCTGCGGCTCTCTTAGACTTAACGCAGAAGGCTTTCCGCCTCTGCCTAACTCTTGCCAGTCTCGCTTTGCAATTTCGGCTTCTGATTCTTCTCGTGTGACAACAGTGGACGCTTGAGTAACCCCTGCCCGCGCTTGAATAACCCTTAACTTGTATTCGGCAGGGTCAATACGGACTAACAACTCTCCAGCCTTGAACGCGCCCCCTTCAATGAATTTAGGCGACATGTAAGTGATTTGGCCACTGACCTGAGGCACAATATTAATTTGGGTGCGAGGTTGTACCTCCCCTTGCGCGCTGACAGTCAAAGTGACATCGCCCGTTTGCGCCAGAGAGGTCAAGACTGGTACAGCTTTGGCCTCTTCTTTCTTTTCTTCTGGTTTGGGCTTTAAAGCTCCCATACCTATAGTTCCAACAATCGCCACTATGATGACGAATACGGGTAGGAAGAAACCTAATATTCTCCATATCAGTAGTTTTCGTCGCCCTTCTTGAGCGTTTTGATTAGTGAAATTTGACATTCCGATTTTCTCAAACGGAATTTGGGCCTTTTCAGACTCCTGCATACTCGCCTCCTCGTCCGGTTGGCACACCGGTTATAAGAATCAACTAGCATCATAATTATTGTTTTTCAATAAATATTTATTGAAATACGAGGTTTTCCAATTTTTAGGGCAAATATCCGCAATCCCTATGACTTGCATAAGAGTTTTGCTATATTTATCTAAAAAACCGAGCCAAAGGCTCGGTTTTTTAGATATTCTGAAATCTATTGTCCCCATTTCATCGATAATGAAACGGTATATAAAGCGGATCGATGACAAGGTTAGTAATCACCGATCCTACACATTAGACCAAAGCCTAAAGTGGTCCTAAATGAGCGAGAACACATCCCCGCTCGTATCTAAAACTTTAGAAACTTGTCGATAGAGAGGCAGAGAAATTTCGGCCACGTTCGTAGCTATTAAACTCCGTACGACCAGCCTCATCACTAAACTGATATTCTTCGTGATCTGTGTTCAACAAATTCCGTGCACTTAGCCCCAAGTTAAATTCGCGGCCTGACACGTCAATTTTCCGACGATATACAAGATCCAGCTGCGGCCCTGGACGCTCAACAACATCTGGCACAACGCTCAATCCACGAAGTCCACGACGTGAAATTCGCTCGTCAACCCAACCAAATAAAATGGTGAATTGGTCATTGTCAGATTCCCAACCAAACTGTGTGTTGACGATGTTTTCCGGCGTCCCTTGAAGGGGTTGTCCGTCAATTCCGAACAAATCAGCAGGAATAGGTGAACCATCGGCTTGGAGAATTACATCATCCGCCGTCGCCTTCACTGTCGCATCTGTGTAAGTATAGTTGACAGTAAAGAACCAATCACGGGACTTTAGAAACTCTACGTCGAATGGCATATCGAAATTGGTGCGCAACTCGGCTTCCATACCTAATAATTCCGCCGCAGGCGCATTGATAAAGGATGTTTCAAAGACATTCGCTGATGTTTCAAAAGTCGATTCTTCAATCGGGTTTGTGATATCTTTGTAGAAACCAGAAACCGTAATGAATTGATTACGGCCGAAATAGCGTTCCAAACGAACATCGAAGTTCTGGAATTCAGAATCAACCAAGTTCGGGTTACCCACGAAAGTGCGGTCAGATTCAGGATCTAAGAAACGAGACGAAGCGAGTTCGCGAAATTGCGGTCGTGCGATTGTACTGGAATACCCAAGACGCAATTGCGTGTCGTCCATGAAATTCCAAGTCAAAGACGCTGAAGGTAGAAAATAATCATTGTCCAAGTTTGATGATACGCCCAAATCGCTGAAGCGGTTTAAAGTTTGAACAGACAATTCTGCATCTTCATATCGAACCCCATAATCGGCGCGAATAGTTTCAGAGAATTCAATATCTGTTTTGAAGTAAGCCCCAAAGACATCCAAATCGCCGAGATAATTATCACTCGTACGAGGTGGAGTTTCCTGAATTGTAAATATAGGGCCAATCGTATCTGCAGAGAAAAGCAGATCCACTCGGGCCGCAGCAAGTTCAGGAATAAGCTGTGTTGAAGTCGCAAATTGAAGATTTAAATCCGAGAACTCACGGTCTGTTTGGGCATAATCAACACCCGCCGCAAATTCAATTTGCCAATCAACACTGTTAGGCACGTCATAGCTAAGATCAAAGCCGCCGCTCACAATCTCATCATTCACTTCTGAGAAGCCAATACGATGCGCGTTGTTTCCTGGGAAGAGCAATCCTGCATCCCGGTTTTGACGCTCAAGCTCACGCTCATATGGAGCATCGCGAGTTGCCATTGAATATGACCCACGCCAGTTCGCGGTAAAATCTCCTAAAAAATGCTCTCCATTAAGCTGTGTAAACATGAGTTCACGCTTATAATAGCCGCTCTTTTCTAGTGAAATTCCGTCTGGTTCACTAAAGGTTTCACCTGTATCAATCTGAGCTTCTTTTGAGGTATCATGAACGTAGAACAAGGTTCCCTGTACAGAATCACCAGAGTCAAAGTTTAACGTTGATGAAGCAAGGCCATTCCAAGTGACTTGATATGTTGATTCAGTGGATTCTAAATCGTCGACAAGTCGGCCATTAGCCTGAACCTGACGTGTCGACCGTTCAGTTGACCAGCCATTATCAAAGCCAGCCGTTCCAACGAAGCTAAGCTCGCCAAAATCTAAGCCAATAGTTTTTGCGCCATCAACAGAAAAATTCAAATCAGGGAAGGTTTCATCATACCCCTGAATAACCGTCAAATTGGGATCAACCAAAAGCTGACCGATCAATTCCAAGTCTTCGTCTGGTTGGTCAGATAATTGCTCACCGCGCTGTAGAACACCGAGTAATGGTGTTGGAATATCGCGCGTACCATCATCAAAGCCAAGACCATCACGATCTCCACCGTGCACAAAAAGGCTTTGCTTACCCGTCGTGGCGGTGTTTGCCCCTACGCCCACTTTGACTTTTAGAAAATCATCAGCGGGTGTTTTAAGCGTACGTAAATCAATAACACCACCGCCAAATTCACCCGGTAGATTAGGTGAAAATGTTTTTTGGACCGTGATACCATTCAAAACGCTTGATGGAAAAAGATCGAGCGGCACTGTCCGACGTAAAGGTTGAGGCGATGGAAGCGGTGAGCCATTTAAGAGAGCTGATGAATATCGGTCTCCTAGGCCACGAACATAGGCAAACCGTCCGCCAACAATGCTCAGGCCACTGACACGTGTAAGAGCAATAGCCGCATCGGAATCACCCTGACGCAAGAGGTCTTCGGCCTGAAGAAACGACGCCACTTGGGATGTTCCGCGTTGCGGATCAGGGATAAAGCTGCCTGTTACAACGACTTCATCCACAGCGACTGCGCTATCACTTGGCGCATCTGCATCTTGTGCGTGGGCTTGAAAGCTAAGAGCGGCGGCTGATAGAGCAAGAACCGCCTTGAATGAGAATTTATAGTTCATGGGGAACCTTTGATTACAACCAATAAAAGGGGAGTCTGAATATGGATATTTAGACCAACCCCTGAGTAATTAATTTTGAAAAAGTAAAAGTTCAGAGGCCGCGATTTTCGCGGCCTCTGTATTCGTCCGTTTGATTAGCAGGGAGTTGAAGCCTCTAGGCCACATGTCCAACCTTGCCACCATGTATCATCAGCGTCTTTTACCGCACCGATATAGTCGACAACATCAAGGAAACCACCCGGCGCAATTGTCGCCGCAGTGACTGCGTTCTCATTGGCACCATTGACAAATGTGTCCACAAGGCTGTTTCCACCAACAACATTGTTAGTATCGGCATCAACCGCAGCCTGACCCGTAACAGGGTCAGCATCACCGCCTGTTGTTAAGAGGCCCGCACCGCAATCAAAGAGTACAGATTGGAACGCAGGGTCAGCACCAGCTGTGAAGCCTGCCACGCCATCCCCTGCACTGTCTTCATAATCAAGACATGAGTTTTGCTCAACAATCACACCATTGATATATGTTCCGATTGTACCTGTATTCATACGGATACCGTGGCTATCTGTGTTGTTGATTGTTGAGTTATTCACCAATGTAAAGTTAGCGATTGTCGCATTTGATGCCGGATTGTTTGCGCCAGCTGCTACAGAACTCGCTTCGATACCATTATCAGATGAATCGCCGCCACGTTGTACAGCGATGACATACTGAACTGAACCATTATAGCCATTATCCGTATCAAGTTGCTCGTCATCATTTCCGTTAACAACAACATGCTTGACGTTCACATTGCCGCCAAAGAACTCGATACCGTCATCAGAGTTGTTGTAGACTTGAACGTGATTGATTGTCGTGCCGTTACCAACACCCGCCAATGTAATACCGTTCAGTTCAACATCTGTTGCGACTTCGAAACCAGCATATTTAACTTGAACATAAGTCAATGAACCAGAGTTATCGCTTAGGTCTGAACCGCCATATAGAGCATCAGGCTCAGTCACACCTTCAACAGCGTTTTCACAATCATTCGTACCGCTTGTCGCACCGACGACATTACAGCGATTGATTTGACCGTCACCAAGGATAACAAGTCCACCCCATTCACCGATAGCGTTTTCGCGATCACCGTCAGCGTCAATAACATCATTTTCAGAAGTAAAGATAACAGGGTTAGTTGCCGTACCGTTAGCAAAAATTTGCGAACCGCGGTTTACGACAAGATAGTCTGCACCGCTGCGGCCAAAGATTGTGACACCTGATTCGACAATCAATGTACCATCATCACCATCTGGTGCTGTGCCATCTGAACCCACATCAACACCAACATTCACACGACCGACAAGCGCATATAGATTGCCGCGTGTTAGTCTGAGCGTATCTGTTACTGTACCAGTCACGTTACAAAGGTTTTGACCGTTTAATTGACCCGCTGCCGTTGTACCTTCTGGACATTCTGGATCAGGGAAAACGTCCTGTGTCCATCCTGTTGCCCAGTTGTCAGTCTCTGATTCATCTGGGCCAAATGCGCCGATGTAATCAACAGCTGTGAAGAAATCATCCGATAGATCCGCAGTCTCGACAGCCAATTCATTTGGTCCTGGGAAGAAGCCACCTAATGAGTTTGTTGTCACAACATTATTGGCGTCTGCGTCGACAGCAGCTTGTCCAGTAGCTGTGTCAGCGTCGCCGCCTGTTGTCAAAAGACCCGCACCACAATCAAATAAGACTGACTTAAAAGTCGGGTCATTTGCAGCATTATATCCCGGAAGGCCATCACCTGCTGAATCTTCATAATCCAAACAATTATTCGCTTCGATAAGAATGCCGTTTAAATACTGACCAACAGTACCTGTGTTCAAGCGAATACCGTGGCTATCCGTATTTCCGTTACCGATTAAAGTGAAGTTAGAAATTGTCGCATTTGATAAAGGTGTAACACCCGGCGCGACAGAACTCGCTTCGATACCATTATCTGAAGAATCGCCGCCGCGCTGTGTACCAAGAACAAACTGAATATTTCCGTTATATCCATTATCTGTATCGAGTTGCTCGTCATCATTGCCTGTAACAACAATATATTTAGCATTCACAGTTCCGCCGAAGAATTCGACACCATCATCAGAGTTATTATGCACCTGAATATGATCAACAGTTGTGCCTGAACCTACACCCGCAAGCGTAATACCGTTCAATTCAACATCCGTTGCAACTTCAAAACCAGCATAACGCACTTGTAGATATTGTAGTGTACCGCTGTTCGCTTCTGGGTCAGCACCACCATATAAGGCATCAGGTTCTGTCACACCTTCAACAGCGTTTTGGCAATCTGCAGTCCCTGGGTTAACGCCAGCGACGTTACAGCGGTTGATAGGAGCATTCCCTAGAACAACCAAACCACCCCATTCGCCGATTACGTCATCGCGACCTTCAGATGTGAGCGAGATATCATTCTCACTTGTCATAATAATTGGCAACGCCGCTGTACCCGCAGCTTCGATTTGGTGGCCGCGATTGACTACAATGTGATCTGAACCAGAATCACCAACAATCACTACTCCAGGTTCGATTGTAAGAACGACAGGTGATCCCGTACCAGCTGCGCCAGCATCTGTACCAACATCAAGACGGCCTTTGAGTTCATAAACAACGTCTTCGATATATTCTAACGTCGCACTTTCAGTCAGCACGCCAGACAATGTTGTTAGATTTCCAAGAGGCGCATCACAAAGTGTTTTAGTACCCAATGCCGTTCCGTCAGTCCCGTCTGGGCATGTGCTAGCCTCTGAAGGCGGTGGGGGCGGAGGGGGGGGAGGCGGTGGAGACACAACGACTTCCGTCAAGCCGGGAGAAATTATTTCACTACCTTGCTGGCAGCCAACCAACGCTAAACAAGCCGCAGAGGCCATTAGCAGATTACGCATAGAAAGTTTCATAAGGTATCCTTCACCATAAAATTCTCAAGGCGCGGATAGTTATAAATAAAAGATAAACATCCGCGTTTGGGTGCGCATTTGGCAGGCTAATATGACGAGGAAGTAATGTAATTGTGCCAGTTTGATAAAATTTTTATGACTGAATCATGATGAAAATTTGTCAAAACTGTAACAAAAAAAACCAGCCGAAGAACCGGCTGGCTTAAGCATTTGAATCTTAGCGGGAGTTTTAAATTATGCTTTAATCCGTGACAACTCTTCAAGAGGCGCTTGCCATTCAGGACGCAGATTTGCGGCCTTTTGATAAGCCTCTAATGCGCCAGATGAATCGCCAGCGAGCTCTTTGGTCATACCTAAACCATAATAGGCAAGCGGGGCCGCATCATTATGAGTCTTACAATCATTGAAATAAGCAATCGCAGAATCATAGTCTTTTTGCATCAATGCCGCGAATCCATCGCCCAAATAAGCAAACTCATTTACGTCGTTAAGCTTTGAAGCCCATTTAAAGTCACGAGCCGCTTGCTCATACTTTCCAGCAGAGAGTTGCAACCACCCACGACGAGTCAATATATCTGAACGCACATTATAATTAGGCACTGAGGCTTTATACGCCTGAGTACAGGCGCGAATTGATTTATTTAATGCAACATCCACATTTGATTCTAGGCAAAGCTGAATATTTTGCGCGGCTTCAGGGCTGAC from Litorimonas taeanensis includes these protein-coding regions:
- a CDS encoding efflux RND transporter periplasmic adaptor subunit, with product MQESEKAQIPFEKIGMSNFTNQNAQEGRRKLLIWRILGFFLPVFVIIVAIVGTIGMGALKPKPEEKKEEAKAVPVLTSLAQTGDVTLTVSAQGEVQPRTQINIVPQVSGQITYMSPKFIEGGAFKAGELLVRIDPAEYKLRVIQARAGVTQASTVVTREESEAEIAKRDWQELGRGGKPSALSLREPQLAEAKANLESAKAQLGEAELLLARTSIYAPFTGRVTMRHIDQGEYVTSGTKLGEVYATDVMDVRLPMSQNDLAEIGLTLGYHNASGDGIPVKLSSNIAGQYSEWTGHIVRTDSRFDNQSRVLFAYVEVKDPFGKGIVEGAPMAPGLFVNAEVEGKGLTDVTFIPRAALRGDNQVYVANDDGTLSVKTVTVVSSNRDRAVLSNGLTRGEAVITSPIRGVADGMKIELVKTGGAAETRIASGARP
- a CDS encoding TonB-dependent receptor domain-containing protein, which encodes MNYKFSFKAVLALSAAALSFQAHAQDADAPSDSAVAVDEVVVTGSFIPDPQRGTSQVASFLQAEDLLRQGDSDAAIALTRVSGLSIVGGRFAYVRGLGDRYSSALLNGSPLPSPQPLRRTVPLDLFPSSVLNGITVQKTFSPNLPGEFGGGVIDLRTLKTPADDFLKVKVGVGANTATTGKQSLFVHGGDRDGLGFDDGTRDIPTPLLGVLQRGEQLSDQPDEDLELIGQLLVDPNLTVIQGYDETFPDLNFSVDGAKTIGLDFGELSFVGTAGFDNGWSTERSTRQVQANGRLVDDLESTESTYQVTWNGLASSTLNFDSGDSVQGTLFYVHDTSKEAQIDTGETFSEPDGISLEKSGYYKRELMFTQLNGEHFLGDFTANWRGSYSMATRDAPYERELERQNRDAGLLFPGNNAHRIGFSEVNDEIVSGGFDLSYDVPNSVDWQIEFAAGVDYAQTDREFSDLNLQFATSTQLIPELAAARVDLLFSADTIGPIFTIQETPPRTSDNYLGDLDVFGAYFKTDIEFSETIRADYGVRYEDAELSVQTLNRFSDLGVSSNLDNDYFLPSASLTWNFMDDTQLRLGYSSTIARPQFRELASSRFLDPESDRTFVGNPNLVDSEFQNFDVRLERYFGRNQFITVSGFYKDITNPIEESTFETSANVFETSFINAPAAELLGMEAELRTNFDMPFDVEFLKSRDWFFTVNYTYTDATVKATADDVILQADGSPIPADLFGIDGQPLQGTPENIVNTQFGWESDNDQFTILFGWVDERISRRGLRGLSVVPDVVERPGPQLDLVYRRKIDVSGREFNLGLSARNLLNTDHEEYQFSDEAGRTEFNSYERGRNFSASLSTSF
- a CDS encoding tetratricopeptide repeat protein gives rise to the protein MKNILVSTFFVAALSATSAFANEDYTGGVVSPEAAQNIQLCLESNVDVALNKSIRACTQAYKASVPNYNVRSDILTRRGWLQLSAGKYEQAARDFKWASKLNDVNEFAYLGDGFAALMQKDYDSAIAYFNDCKTHNDAAPLAYYGLGMTKELAGDSSGALEAYQKAANLRPEWQAPLEELSRIKA